DNA from Caldivirga sp.:
TTACGGGCCCATTAAAGAATAATACCAGCGGCTCAACGTGAGTATAAATACCCTTGACTCTCGAAAAGCGGGTTTTTAAGTACATTATAAAATATTGTAATAGCCTTTTTAAGGAGTAGGGTATTATAGGAGGCGTGGATCAAGTTAAGCTTAGCGGTGGTGAGTATGTTAGAATAGAAGGACCAGCTATGATTGAGGTTTTAAGAGGTAAACTCTACATCCTTGGTGCACAGTATGATGAAGGCTCAAGAGTAACTATATTACGGGCTAGGAGAGTTGTGGCTAAGGCAATTAGTGATACTGAACTATCAGTGATCCTTGGGCCAGGGGGCTTTGTGGATAAGCCTAAGGCTGGGGAGGAGATGATTGATGAGTGGGATAGTAAATTATCAATGGAACTAAAGGGCTCAGTAATAATGGTGATGGGAGCCATGGATTCCGGTAAAACAACAATAACAACAATACTTGTTAATAAGGCATCATCGATGAGGTTGAAGGTGGGGGTTGTTGATGCTGATCCAGGGCAAAATGACCTAGGGCCCCCTACTACGGTATCCTGCTCAATACTTAGGGGTGGCCGGATAACGCACCTAAGCTATATGAGTCCAATAAAGCAAGTCTTCCTAGGTTCAACCAACCTTGAAGGTAATTGGTATAGGGCAGTTTATGCAGTAACTAAGCTCGTGGATTATTTAAGGAAAGTTGAATCAGTGGACTTCATAGTAATCAATACTGACGGCTGGGTTGAGGGTGAAGGCGCTGTTGAGTATAAGAGGGCTCTGGTTAATTCCATTAAGCCTAATTACATCATAATCATGAGGAAGGGAGATGAGGTTAATGGTTTAATTAATGGATTAGGTGTAAGTAACATGCTTATTCTCAATGCGCCGCCATCAATGAGGGTTAGGGATAGGAATGATAGGAAGATACACAGGGATATGGGGTATGGTAGGTACTTATCGCCATCAAGGGAGTTAACCCTTAACTTAAGTCAAGTGCCAGTGGTCAACATGCCTTTGACTGGTAGGGGATTAGACGGTAATCTAATGAGGTTAATATCAAGTTACCTTAAGGTTAAGCCAATTTACATGGATTCCTTAAAGAATGTAGTAATGATAGTGTCAAGTATGGTTAAGGAACCAATGCTTAGAAGCATACCAGGGGGTGTGGCAGTATTACTTCAACCCAATTGGGAGAATGGACTATTAGTGGGCCTAGAGGATAAGGATGGATTCCTAATAACACTGGCTGTATTAAGGAGAATATACTACAATAATGGAAGGATAGTTGTCACTATACCTAAGAGGTTGAGTAGCCTTGAATTAAATAATATAAGGGGGATTAGGATTGGTTCTATTAGAGTTAATGAGCAGTTTGAGGAGGTTGATAAGTTCAGCATAATATACAAGATTGAGAAGATTATTAGTGAAAACGGAGCTAACCAGCTTTAAGTAAACGCATGGAAAAACCAGACTACCTAAGTAACACCCATGAATCGACTTCACTAGTTCCTTAATGATGATTTAGTAGTGTTTAGGCTTGATGGAAGATAAGTTAATACGCTGAGGCTAGGTTAGGCTGTGTGGGTGTTACTGAGCTTGGTAAGCTTATCCCAGATAACTTAAGGAGAAGGGTTAATTTCGAGCAGCTTAACGGTAAGTTAATAGCATTAGACGCCTACAATGCGCTTTACCAATTCCTAGCCTCAATAAGGCAACCTGACGGTACACCCCTCATGGATTCCCAAGGCAGAGTCACCAGCCACTTAAGTGGATTACTTTACAGGACAATTAACCTGCTTGAGTACGGTATTAAACCAGTCTACGTATTCGATGGTAAACCCCCTGAATTGAAACTTATTGAAATTGAGAAGAGGAGGAGGGTTAGGGAAAGGGCTATGGAGGATTGGATTAAGGCTGTGGAGGAGGGTAAGAAGAGTGAGGCTAAGAAGTACGCCCAAAGGGCATTATTCGTAACTAATGAAATGGTTGATGAGGCTAAAAGACTCCTAGACCACATGGGTGTGCCTTGGGTTCAAGCCCCAAGTGAAGGCGAGGCCCAGGCAGCATACATGGCTAGTAAGGGGATTGTGTGGGCTACTGGAAGTCAGGATTACGATTCGTTCTTATTTGGCGCCCCCCGGCTTGTCAGGAACTTAACAGTGTCAGGTAGGAGAAAGCTACCAGGTAGGGATGAATACGTTGAAGTTGCCCCTGAGTTAATAGAGTTAAATGATGTGCTTAAGGCGCTTAGGTTAAGGGATAGGAGCCAATTAATAGACTTAGCAATACTATTAGGTACAGACTATAACCCCGAAGGGGTACCAGGTATTGGTCCACAGAGGGCGCTTAAGTTAATTCAGGATTATGGTAGCTTAGATAAACTAATGAACACTGTGCTTAAGAATGTGCAATTCCCTGTGGATCCCTTTAAAATAAGGGACTTCTTCCTTAACCCACCAGTGACCCAGGAGGTTAACGTTAAGTTTAAGGAACCTAATGAGGGTGAGGTAATTAGACTGTTGGTTGAGGAACATGACTTCAGTCAGGATAGGGTTAAGAATGCCTTAGAGAGGTTGAAGAAGAGCATGGGTAAGGCTAAGGGGTCAACAACCCTTGATTCATTCTTCGGATGATTTAAATGGCTAAGCAGAGGAGAGTAGATTGCGTATACTTGCTTAAACTAGTGAATCTGCTTGAGGATCCATTCTCCAGCTACTACAGTAACGGTTACTTAAACAGTGAAGGCATGACCATACTAAGCTTAATTGCGCAATTAACCATACGTGAAGCCCCTTGGTTAGCATCATTATTTAGGAAAGCTAGGGAAAGAAGGGATTATCAATCCGTGATTAAGGCGCTTAAGGATGTTAGGGAATTATGCCCAGATTGAGGGATTAGTTAACGCCTTAATGCCTTAACATTATTTACGTAAACCTTGAATAAGTCACCATTATTACGCATAGCCAGTAGCGAGAACATGATCACGAGCACTAGGGTAATGTTCCTAATGGCCTTCAGCATAGTTTTGGTTCAATTAACCGTTAAATATGTTTTTCGCAGCGGCTAATGCAGTGAAGCCAGGTAATCTAATAGGCATGTGCAGGGGGATTAGTGACCAAGTGGAGTTAACGCCCATAGTTGAAAAGTTCATTGAATCATTACTAGCCACCATAGATAATCCTCAGTTATCATACATAATAACACCCCATTGGGGAGCTAAGGCTTTAACCAGAATCATTATTAACGGTGAGGAAAACAATAAGGCAAAGTCCCTATCACCATTATTCACAGGAAGCGGTGAAATTTCAAATCCACTAATCCTTAACCTAAATAAGTCAATCATTGGTAGGAGGATTGATTATAAGAGGGCTTTACGTGAGGGTTTCGATTCAATAATCTACATTAGTGATGGTGGCAGCGTTAATGCACCATTGCTACTAGGTGACTTAACAATTAGAAGTAAGGGTGAACCCACTGAGATGCCTGTGATACATGTACCTGAGGTTATTAGGGATGCTAGGGTTAAGTATGATATTGAGTCAACGATAAGAAGTGAACTTTACTATGACCTAGTAATAACGAGGGATGGGGATTCACCCTATGCAGTAGTCTTCGGTATTAACGTTAGCCCACTTTTCATAGGTGTTGAGTCATGCAACGTATTGGAGACGCTAATTAACCTAGTGAGTACGGTAACGTCATCTAGTTTTAAGCTTAATTACGTGATTCACATTGCGGTTAACGATGAGTGGGGCAATCCAAGGTTCTCGCCGCTTTACTGGGGCTTCAGTACAGCATCATTCATTGAAGGTACCTTGAGAAGCATTACCACTGACCTAGTGCCATTAATCTACGTTTACATAGATTCATTGGGCATTAGGAATGACGTCAAGGCTTCGGTTGAGGTTAAGGAGGCATTAGGCATTGAAGACGTGCATGAACTAGGTTTCACGGAGTCTCCAGGCATATTACCGGAGAACTACGGTTACTGGTCCATCGTGATTAAGGGTGATGAAGCTAATGGTAGGTTAACCACCCTTAATATTAACAATACCCTGAAGTCAATACTTAATAAAGTAGAGGTGGATCCTGCAGGTTTCATGACTAAGGTCACTGAGGCATTCATTAATGAAGTTAAGGAAGTAATGGACCTTAATGGTGTTGGTGACCTAGTAGGCAGAATCAATGA
Protein-coding regions in this window:
- the fen gene encoding flap endonuclease-1, which codes for MGVTELGKLIPDNLRRRVNFEQLNGKLIALDAYNALYQFLASIRQPDGTPLMDSQGRVTSHLSGLLYRTINLLEYGIKPVYVFDGKPPELKLIEIEKRRRVRERAMEDWIKAVEEGKKSEAKKYAQRALFVTNEMVDEAKRLLDHMGVPWVQAPSEGEAQAAYMASKGIVWATGSQDYDSFLFGAPRLVRNLTVSGRRKLPGRDEYVEVAPELIELNDVLKALRLRDRSQLIDLAILLGTDYNPEGVPGIGPQRALKLIQDYGSLDKLMNTVLKNVQFPVDPFKIRDFFLNPPVTQEVNVKFKEPNEGEVIRLLVEEHDFSQDRVKNALERLKKSMGKAKGSTTLDSFFG
- a CDS encoding Clp1/GlmU family protein is translated as MDQVKLSGGEYVRIEGPAMIEVLRGKLYILGAQYDEGSRVTILRARRVVAKAISDTELSVILGPGGFVDKPKAGEEMIDEWDSKLSMELKGSVIMVMGAMDSGKTTITTILVNKASSMRLKVGVVDADPGQNDLGPPTTVSCSILRGGRITHLSYMSPIKQVFLGSTNLEGNWYRAVYAVTKLVDYLRKVESVDFIVINTDGWVEGEGAVEYKRALVNSIKPNYIIIMRKGDEVNGLINGLGVSNMLILNAPPSMRVRDRNDRKIHRDMGYGRYLSPSRELTLNLSQVPVVNMPLTGRGLDGNLMRLISSYLKVKPIYMDSLKNVVMIVSSMVKEPMLRSIPGGVAVLLQPNWENGLLVGLEDKDGFLITLAVLRRIYYNNGRIVVTIPKRLSSLELNNIRGIRIGSIRVNEQFEEVDKFSIIYKIEKIISENGANQL